A single genomic interval of Clostridium facile harbors:
- a CDS encoding recombinase family protein, whose product MKTVTELLTDKETVQPCKLAAYCRVSSNSEDQIHSLAAQIQYYTNYIKDHPEYVLVDIYADEGLSGTCMNKRDELNRLLTDCKKGNIDRIITKSVSRFARNTQDLLIVLRMLKEYGIAIYFEKEGIDSNKLNSEMIVTFPGMIAQQESQSISENMRWSYKKRMESGDFNCCRPAYGFDMKENKLIVNNVEKQIVQQIFNMYLQGFGKQAIANSLNNNNICKRYGNKKWYSSTITYILNNERYIGNALLQKMYTTTTLPFRKIKNKGEMPQYYVENSNPSIITKPIYESVKQLQKFRMQDNKAGKRKQYPLSGIIRCVDCGHTYRRQIVRKIAYWLCSYKAAGRTDCKSKWIRENDIYHTFSKLVFKLAMHRKYILISLVHQMECIQYKTNENQKATHLIDQKIADLSSQNHVISKLYNKGILNTIEFTEQSSKINNQINQLRIERRKNISNNKDEKQLNELKELNELLEHYQLYHFDENLFSQIVDKIVVLNQNELKFTLIGGLTLTEKIDE is encoded by the coding sequence ATGAAAACCGTAACAGAACTACTCACTGACAAAGAGACAGTACAACCATGTAAATTAGCTGCATATTGCCGTGTTTCCAGCAACTCTGAAGATCAAATACATTCATTGGCAGCGCAAATACAATATTATACCAATTACATCAAGGATCATCCTGAATATGTACTAGTGGATATTTATGCGGATGAGGGATTGAGTGGAACCTGTATGAACAAACGTGATGAATTAAACCGCTTATTAACTGACTGTAAGAAAGGAAATATTGATCGAATCATTACAAAATCGGTATCACGTTTCGCACGAAATACACAGGATCTATTGATTGTATTGCGTATGTTAAAAGAGTATGGGATTGCGATCTACTTTGAAAAAGAGGGAATTGATAGTAATAAGCTAAACTCAGAAATGATCGTAACATTTCCCGGAATGATTGCGCAACAGGAATCCCAGAGTATATCAGAAAACATGCGTTGGAGTTATAAAAAACGTATGGAATCAGGTGATTTCAATTGTTGCCGACCAGCGTATGGCTTTGATATGAAGGAAAACAAGTTAATCGTCAATAACGTAGAAAAACAAATTGTTCAACAGATCTTCAATATGTATTTGCAAGGGTTTGGTAAACAAGCGATTGCAAATAGTTTGAATAATAATAACATCTGTAAAAGGTATGGAAATAAGAAATGGTATAGTTCTACCATTACTTATATTTTAAATAACGAAAGATATATAGGTAATGCATTACTTCAAAAAATGTACACTACAACTACATTACCATTTCGAAAAATTAAAAATAAAGGAGAAATGCCTCAATACTATGTTGAAAATAGCAATCCATCCATTATAACTAAACCAATTTATGAAAGTGTTAAGCAACTACAAAAATTTAGAATGCAAGATAATAAAGCGGGAAAGAGAAAGCAATATCCTTTAAGCGGAATAATTCGATGTGTAGATTGTGGTCATACTTATCGCAGGCAGATTGTACGAAAAATTGCTTATTGGCTATGTTCCTATAAAGCAGCAGGAAGAACAGATTGCAAAAGTAAATGGATTCGTGAAAATGATATTTATCATACATTTAGTAAGTTGGTTTTTAAATTAGCAATGCATAGGAAATATATTTTAATCAGTTTAGTTCATCAAATGGAATGTATACAATATAAAACAAATGAAAATCAAAAAGCAACGCATTTGATAGATCAAAAAATTGCTGATTTGAGTTCACAGAATCATGTTATTTCAAAGCTATATAATAAGGGAATTCTAAATACAATAGAATTTACAGAACAATCCTCAAAAATCAATAATCAAATCAATCAGCTTCGAATAGAACGACGTAAAAATATATCGAATAACAAGGACGAAAAGCAACTGAATGAATTAAAAGAATTGAACGAGTTGTTAGAACATTATCAATTATATCATTTTGATGAGAATTTATTTTCACAAATAGTAGATAAAATAGTGGTACTCAATCAAAATGAGTTGAAATTCACCTTAATCGGAGGGCTTACGTTAACTGAGAAAATTGATGAGTGA
- a CDS encoding DUF4367 domain-containing protein, producing MTINERINKIQELNDEMLLMYSIEDFTNSLGDELKNKNDALSEKEKFQLNKEQLNRFRRKLNKEFKKSQPHPKIRWVGRIAVVLSILLMVLLIAVCSVGAFRRAAIDILAGIDNEYGVVHGYSQVIGDIEIYPPEIPEDYTQTNLQISSNNMVTIEYTANESGNQIYFTQQPQESGGVLDMENTDSETIWLDQMEAQLLTKSFDNKTTYSIVFTDNTYIWTLSGTDKDILIQMAKSVQPER from the coding sequence ATGACAATTAATGAACGGATAAATAAAATCCAAGAACTCAATGATGAAATGTTATTAATGTACAGTATAGAAGATTTCACAAATAGTCTTGGGGATGAACTAAAAAATAAAAATGACGCTCTTTCTGAAAAAGAAAAATTTCAATTAAATAAGGAACAGTTGAATCGATTTCGGCGTAAATTAAACAAAGAATTTAAAAAAAGCCAACCTCATCCAAAAATCAGATGGGTTGGCAGAATTGCAGTTGTGCTATCCATATTATTAATGGTTCTATTGATTGCAGTTTGTTCTGTCGGAGCATTTCGACGGGCTGCGATTGATATCTTGGCAGGAATAGACAATGAGTATGGCGTTGTCCATGGCTATAGCCAAGTTATAGGGGATATTGAAATTTATCCACCGGAGATTCCAGAGGACTACACACAAACGAATTTGCAAATATCATCCAATAATATGGTAACTATTGAATATACAGCAAATGAATCAGGAAATCAGATCTATTTCACGCAACAACCGCAGGAATCTGGGGGAGTATTGGATATGGAGAATACTGATTCAGAAACAATTTGGCTTGATCAGATGGAAGCCCAATTATTGACGAAAAGTTTCGATAATAAGACCACATATAGTATTGTGTTTACTGATAATACATATATATGGACTTTAAGCGGAACTGATAAAGATATATTAATTCAAATGGCAAAGAGTGTTCAGCCAGAAAGGTGA
- a CDS encoding type II toxin-antitoxin system PemK/MazF family toxin, producing MIKEVKRGEIYFADLEPTRGSEQGGCRPVLIIQNDKGNHYSPTTIIAAITSRRGSHLATHVYIPKGHLNRKSFVMLEQIRTVDKMRLINLMSTLDEHTMKKVEEALLISIGLLPSE from the coding sequence ATGATAAAAGAAGTAAAACGTGGAGAAATCTATTTTGCAGATTTAGAGCCAACCCGTGGATCAGAACAAGGCGGATGTCGTCCCGTACTGATCATACAAAATGATAAAGGGAACCATTATAGTCCAACGACCATAATAGCGGCAATTACCAGCCGACGAGGCAGTCATTTGGCAACACATGTCTACATACCAAAAGGACATTTAAATAGAAAGTCATTTGTCATGTTGGAACAAATACGGACAGTGGATAAAATGCGTTTGATTAATTTGATGAGTACATTGGACGAACATACAATGAAAAAAGTTGAGGAAGCGTTGTTGATTAGCATAGGTTTACTTCCATCTGAGTGA
- a CDS encoding excisionase — protein sequence MKTNPNTGFKKRIIGGNELTMEEYTAYLNMLRVKPFLTVNEAADLFDVGLSRVQEMMNEPGCKFITRAIGPRRRLIHRESFEQYLLTHDVTAEEV from the coding sequence ATGAAGACAAACCCGAATACGGGATTCAAGAAACGGATTATCGGAGGCAATGAGCTGACGATGGAGGAATACACGGCGTATCTGAACATGCTACGGGTGAAGCCGTTCCTGACGGTGAACGAGGCTGCTGATTTGTTCGATGTGGGGCTTTCCCGTGTGCAGGAGATGATGAATGAACCCGGTTGCAAGTTCATCACACGTGCCATCGGACCGCGTCGTCGTCTGATTCACCGTGAATCGTTTGAGCAGTACCTGTTGACCCATGACGTGACGGCTGAGGAGGTGTAG
- a CDS encoding recombinase family protein produces MKIRNIPFGYCYQNGSIITHPKEEKVIKLIFHSYLNGESLLAISNELNYKNIEYMPGTTNWNKAKVKRIIEDKRYTGQQGYPLIVDTLLYEQVQELKLKRNTQKQINRQSDIYQIQVPVCCSYCGGFMKRMHNCRMKCKEKWICQNRQCKKEVQISDIDFIKSILEILNTIIYNPDLIQQPKIQLIESKKVCQLENEIFQMIEGYDFNKKILQQKALECAAIKYNNLSSNEYITNQLKADFEQSNPLSVFSSELFHKTVRAIQFDKSNKVNLILKNGQVINSKM; encoded by the coding sequence ATGAAAATTAGAAACATTCCATTTGGATATTGCTATCAAAATGGATCTATCATCACACATCCGAAAGAAGAAAAAGTAATCAAGTTGATTTTTCACTCTTATTTAAATGGGGAATCGCTTCTAGCAATTTCAAATGAATTAAATTATAAAAATATTGAATATATGCCTGGTACTACTAATTGGAATAAAGCCAAAGTAAAACGTATTATCGAAGATAAACGTTATACTGGACAACAAGGATATCCTTTAATTGTAGATACACTGTTATATGAGCAAGTACAAGAATTAAAACTAAAAAGAAATACACAGAAACAAATAAATCGTCAATCAGATATTTATCAGATTCAAGTTCCTGTATGCTGTTCTTATTGTGGTGGATTCATGAAAAGGATGCATAATTGCCGTATGAAATGTAAAGAAAAATGGATTTGTCAAAACAGGCAATGTAAAAAAGAAGTTCAAATTAGTGACATAGATTTTATAAAAAGTATTTTAGAAATACTTAATACAATAATTTATAATCCAGATTTAATACAACAACCAAAAATTCAATTGATAGAATCTAAAAAAGTATGTCAATTAGAAAATGAAATTTTTCAAATGATCGAAGGGTATGATTTTAACAAAAAGATATTACAGCAAAAAGCATTGGAATGCGCTGCTATTAAATATAATAATTTGAGTTCTAATGAATACATTACTAATCAACTGAAAGCGGATTTTGAACAATCAAATCCGCTTTCAGTTTTTTCATCAGAACTGTTCCATAAAACGGTTAGAGCTATTCAATTTGATAAAAGCAATAAGGTGAACTTGATCTTAAAAAATGGTCAAGTAATTAACTCAAAGATGTGA
- a CDS encoding recombinase family protein: MENKRKMKKTVRYIPAKTNLSDPINTGTKKLRVAAYCRVSTKEEEQLNSYEVQRKYYTEKINNEPEWELVGIFADKGITGTSVKKRDKFLQMIRMCKRNKIDLILTKSISRFARNTVDCLHYVRLLKELNVDVFFEEQGLHSIQNGSEFYITIYGSIAQSESENISANVRWGKEQSARKGNVSFHYKNFLGYRKGEDGQPEIDPDQAEIVKEIYHRFLMGDSLNKIAKYLTEKNIPTPAGKEIWQTSTIKSILKNERYKGDALLNKTYVVDCLSKKTKINCGERPQYYVEDNHPAIIDRATFGRVQEELARRSGKQKVKRVGTKTENGKYSSKYALTELLICGESGTPYRRCTWNIRGKQKIVWRCINRLDFGKKYCKNSPSMEESSLQNAIMNAIVKMAKQNADVLEVLKINIGMGIGTSNCGERNRLNLQIEIEKIESEFNSILCQITDDIQDRETNEMKLEKLIAQKRKLEKQLEECQEHEEKQERTNSRLEEISNTLSRLQYQPIEFNDQIVRQILEKVVVESKQRIRIVFVGGYEVIQEV; encoded by the coding sequence ATGGAAAATAAACGGAAAATGAAAAAAACAGTACGGTATATTCCAGCCAAAACGAACCTTTCCGATCCAATCAATACAGGAACTAAAAAACTACGTGTGGCTGCTTACTGTAGAGTTTCAACCAAGGAAGAAGAACAATTAAATAGTTATGAGGTGCAGAGAAAGTATTATACAGAAAAAATTAACAATGAACCGGAATGGGAACTGGTAGGGATATTCGCCGATAAAGGCATCACTGGCACAAGCGTCAAGAAACGTGATAAATTTTTGCAAATGATACGGATGTGCAAGCGGAATAAAATTGATTTGATTCTAACAAAGTCAATCTCCCGTTTTGCCAGAAACACTGTAGACTGCCTCCATTATGTTAGGTTGCTCAAAGAACTAAACGTAGATGTATTCTTTGAAGAACAAGGGCTTCATAGTATACAAAATGGATCTGAGTTTTATATCACCATATATGGAAGCATTGCTCAAAGTGAATCAGAGAATATCAGTGCAAACGTCCGGTGGGGTAAAGAACAAAGCGCAAGAAAGGGAAATGTTTCATTCCACTATAAAAATTTTCTTGGATATCGAAAAGGAGAGGATGGTCAGCCAGAAATTGATCCGGATCAAGCAGAAATTGTTAAAGAAATTTATCATCGCTTTCTGATGGGAGATAGTTTGAATAAAATAGCAAAATATTTAACAGAGAAAAACATTCCAACGCCGGCTGGCAAAGAGATATGGCAAACCTCAACGATAAAATCAATTCTTAAAAATGAAAGATATAAAGGGGATGCGTTGCTCAATAAAACTTATGTAGTAGACTGCCTTAGTAAAAAAACAAAAATAAATTGTGGGGAGCGTCCCCAATATTATGTAGAAGATAACCATCCTGCCATTATAGATAGAGCAACCTTCGGACGTGTCCAGGAAGAACTTGCGAGAAGATCTGGAAAACAGAAAGTAAAACGGGTAGGAACAAAAACGGAAAATGGAAAATACTCAAGCAAATATGCGTTGACAGAATTACTCATCTGCGGAGAAAGTGGGACACCATATCGAAGATGTACATGGAATATACGAGGAAAACAGAAAATTGTTTGGCGTTGTATCAACCGACTAGATTTTGGAAAGAAATATTGCAAGAATTCGCCCAGTATGGAAGAAAGCAGTTTGCAAAATGCTATTATGAATGCTATTGTAAAAATGGCAAAACAAAATGCAGATGTTTTAGAAGTATTAAAAATAAATATTGGAATGGGAATAGGGACAAGTAACTGTGGTGAAAGAAATAGGCTTAATCTACAAATTGAAATCGAAAAAATAGAATCTGAATTTAATTCAATTCTCTGCCAAATAACAGATGACATACAAGACAGAGAAACCAATGAAATGAAATTGGAGAAATTGATCGCACAAAAACGAAAATTAGAAAAGCAGTTAGAAGAATGCCAGGAGCACGAAGAAAAACAGGAGAGAACAAATTCTCGATTGGAGGAAATAAGTAATACATTAAGCCGATTACAATACCAACCTATCGAATTTAATGACCAAATTGTCCGTCAGATATTAGAAAAAGTAGTAGTAGAATCGAAACAAAGAATCAGAATTGTATTTGTAGGGGGATATGAAGTGATACAAGAAGTTTGA
- a CDS encoding sigma factor-like helix-turn-helix DNA-binding protein, with product MNNYRKSDYAVNKFSEGIVYRFNSETIEVTLEDYLKENPGKTEQDFQKLKAISDQIYYEQSKTDHRVTKKNVSIHRLEETNLCSKDTLEDTYIEQLEKELAFQSASELLKDSSLTDIQKRRFLLHIIYGLSTRQIAKQEGVHQNAVWKSIYTATKKLKKIFFDGWSPRG from the coding sequence ATGAATAATTATCGTAAAAGCGACTATGCAGTAAACAAATTCAGTGAAGGGATCGTATATCGTTTTAACAGTGAAACGATTGAGGTTACATTGGAAGATTACCTAAAAGAGAACCCAGGCAAAACTGAACAAGATTTTCAGAAATTGAAAGCTATATCAGACCAAATTTATTATGAACAATCCAAAACAGACCATAGAGTTACAAAGAAAAATGTTTCGATTCATCGATTGGAAGAAACAAATCTTTGCTCCAAGGATACATTAGAAGATACTTACATAGAACAGCTGGAAAAAGAATTGGCATTCCAATCAGCGTCTGAATTATTAAAAGATAGCTCCTTAACGGATATTCAAAAAAGGCGTTTCCTTCTACACATTATTTATGGCCTTTCTACCCGCCAAATTGCCAAACAGGAAGGTGTTCATCAGAATGCAGTGTGGAAAAGTATTTATACGGCTACAAAAAAATTGAAAAAAATATTTTTTGATGGGTGGTCACCCCGTGGTTAA